A single genomic interval of Peribacillus sp. FSL H8-0477 harbors:
- a CDS encoding YbaB/EbfC family nucleoid-associated protein, producing the protein MRGGMGNMQNMMKQMQKMQKQMAEAQEELGEKKIEGSAGGGMVTVVVTGHKEIVEVNIKPEVVDPEDIEMLQDLVLAATNDALKNADELTNKTMGQFTKGMNLPGGMF; encoded by the coding sequence ATGCGTGGCGGAATGGGTAATATGCAAAATATGATGAAGCAAATGCAAAAAATGCAAAAACAAATGGCTGAGGCTCAAGAAGAGCTTGGCGAAAAGAAAATTGAAGGATCAGCTGGCGGCGGAATGGTGACCGTTGTTGTTACAGGACATAAGGAAATTGTTGAAGTAAACATTAAACCTGAAGTTGTTGATCCAGAAGATATCGAAATGCTGCAGGACCTAGTGTTAGCTGCGACAAATGATGCGTTGAAAAATGCAGACGAGCTGACAAACAAAACAATGGGTCAATTCACTAAAGGGATGAATCTTCCTGGCGGTATGTTTTAA